GCGGAGCGCTAGGCGTGAGGAATCTGCGTatctgtctgtccgtctgtcctACCAGCTCGGGCTCGGCAGGCTCAGGATCCAGGGGGCTGCAGCCGAGGCGCCGCCGGCCGGGACTCTGCAGGGACCGGGGTGCCCCAGAGGGAGTGGTGGCGGTGGAGGAGGAGGCGGTGgctgagagagaggaggtggggaaagaggaggaggaagaagaggagaggaagaaggaggaagaggaggaggaggaagaagagaagaagctgaaggcagaggaggcGGCGAAAGAGGCGGAGGAGAAGCTGCAGCGGGCGCCGCGGGAGCGACTGAGCCGGGAGCGCGGGACGAGGGCGCGGAGAGGCCGGGCGGCCTGGCGGGCGCCGGAGGCACAGCCGAGGCAGCGGCGCCGACTCCGTTCCACTCTCGGCCCGGATCCAGGCCTCCGGGTTCCCAGGCGCCTGCCTCCCTCTGACGCACTTTAAAGAGTCTCCCCCCTTCCACCTCAGGGCGAGTAATAGcgaccaatcatcaagccatttACCAGGCTTCGGAGGAAGCTGTTTATGTGATCCCCGCACTAATTAGGCTCATGAACTAACAAATCGTTTGCACAACTTGTGAAGAAGCGAACACTTCCATGGATTGTCCTTGGACTTAGGGCGCCCTGCCCGCCTTttgcagaggagagaaaacttttttttgcCTCCCCCAAgaaactcccccccccccccccctaccccccccccccccccccccccccaccccatccccccacGCCatctcgccaaaaaaaaaaaaaaaaaaaaaaaattaccccaaTCCACGCCTGCAAATTCTTCTGGaaggattttttccccctctctccaggTTGGGCGCGTTTGGTGCAAGATTCTCGGGATCCTCGGCgttgcctctccctcccccctccccctcctttcctttttcctttcctttcctttctttctttcctccccccacccccacccccaccccaaacaaaCAAGTCCCCAATTCTCGTCCGTCCTCGCCGCTGGCAGCGGGCGGCGGAGGCAGCGCGCCGCGGTCGCCGGGAGCCGGAGCCCCGGGCGCCCGCTCCTCGGCGCAGCATGTTCCAGCCGGCACCCAAGCGCTGCTTCACCATCGAGTCGCTGGTGGCCAAGGACAGTCCCCTGCCCGCCTCGCGCTCTGAGGACCCCATCCGTCCCGCGGCGCTCAGCTACGCCAACTCCAGCCCCATAAACCCGTTCCTCAACGGCTTCCactcggccgccgccgccgccgccgccgccggcagGGGCGTCTACTCCA
The DNA window shown above is from Equus quagga isolate Etosha38 chromosome 2, UCLA_HA_Equagga_1.0, whole genome shotgun sequence and carries:
- the LOC124235251 gene encoding putative protein TPRXL; the protein is MLRRGAGARGSGSRRPRRAASAARCQRRGRTRIGDFASEGGRRLGTRRPGSGPRVERSRRRCLGCASGARQAARPLRALVPRSRLSRSRGARCSFSSASFAASSAFSFFSSSSSSSSSFFLSSSSSSSFPTSSLSATASSSTATTPSGAPRSLQSPGRRRLGCSPLDPEPAEPELVGQTDRQIRRFLTPSAPPLLPSAAPGHGSWDRPPSTARPRTTRRHLVLISRPTLALSRNPSSHCCQENPGRRRLAPAPRPRPRG